In a genomic window of Thunnus thynnus chromosome 16, fThuThy2.1, whole genome shotgun sequence:
- the LOC137199992 gene encoding ribosome quality control complex subunit NEMF-like isoform X2, protein MKTRFTTVDIRAVIAEINANYIGMRVNNVYDIDNKTYLIRLQKPDNKAVLLIESGTRIHSTDFEWPKNMMPSGFAMKCRKHLKTRRLTQVKQLGMDRIVDIQFGSDEAAYHLIVELYDRGNVILADYEYTILNLLRFRTAEAEDVKIAVRERYPVESARPPEPLISLERLTEIISKAPNGEQVKRVLNPHLPYGATLIEHSLIEAGLPGSVKVDSEVDAAQVAPKILEALQMAETYMEKTENFSGKGYIIQKSEKKPSLIPGKPNEELLTYDEFHPFLFAQHVKSPYLEFDSFDKAVDEFFSKIESQRIDMKALQQEKQALKKLENVKKDHEQRLEALHQVQEVDRVKGELVEMNLPVVERALQVVRSALANQVDWTEIGIIVKEAQAAGDPVACAIKELKLQTNHITMLLKNPYISEEDQEEEEKKEVTEEKGKKNKNKDKGQNKKLQGNKPMLVDVDLSLSAYANAKKYYDCKRSAEKKEQKTIEAAGKAMKSAEKKTQQTLKEVQTVMTIQKARKVYWFEKFLWFISSENYLVIAGRDQQQNEMIVKRYLRAGDIYVHADLHGATSCVIKNPSGDPIPPRTLTEAGTMAVCYSAAWDAKIITSAWWVHHHQVSKTAPTGEYLTTGSFMIRGKKNFLPPSYLIMGFGFLFKVDEQSVFRHRGERKVKTVEEDMEEVTSGTSELLEEEEELIGDDSSNEDEERARGDEENKEMEKKIKNEDNAVPEEPAADAGRKLSEQSNMEEEEEEGEEGGEEDSDKEKEMKNEESEEFSFPDTTISLSHLQPKRSSQNPGFKREETTQTEADSQGKKHMTAKQRREMKKKQKQEGCDIEEKTEITSAGSAVNQGSKGGGGPSQQPLKRGQKNKLKKIKEKYKDQDEEDRELRMQLLGSAGLTKEEKDKGKKGKKGKGKEEHVRKPVSQKPPPKPRNVETKKPEQTEGGEVEEGVPAEQEDKEDDVDQDNPGAEEAENLLTSLTGQPHVEDVLMFAVPVCAPYTALTNFKHKVKLTPGTQKKGKAARTAVFSFLKAKEASTREKDLFRSVKDTDLSRNIPGKVKVSAPNLLAAKKK, encoded by the exons ATGAAAACAAGATTCACCACTGTGGATATCAGGGCAGTTATTGCCGAAATCAACGCCAA CTACATCGGCATGAGAGTGAACAATGTATATGACATCGACAATAAGACGTACCTCATTCGGCTACAAAA GCCTGACAACAAAGCTGTTCTCCTGATTGAATCTGGAACCCGGATTCACTCCACAGACTTCGAATGGCCAAAGAATATGATGCCTTCAGGCTTTGCAATGAAG TGTCGAAAACACCTGAAGACACGACGGTTGACCCAGGTTAAGCAGCTCGGGATGGACAGGATTGTTGACATCCAATTCGGCTCTGACGAGGCTGCCTACCACTTGATTGTCGAACTATATGACAGG GGTAACGTCATTCTTGCAGACTATGAGTACACCATTCTGAATCTGCTGCGGTTTCGTACAGCGGAGGCAGAAGATGTCAAGATTGCTGTGAGAGAGCGGTACCCTGTGGAGAGTGCCCGACCTCCAGAACCTCTCATCAGTTTAGAGCG ACTCACTGAAATCATTAGCAAAGCACCAAATGGAGAGCAAGTGAAAAGAGTCCTGAATCCTCACCTTC CCTATGGAGCCACTCTGATAGAACATAGTTTGATAGAAGCAGGACTGCCAGGCTCTGTCAAGGTTGACAGTGAAGTTGATGCTGCCCAAG TTGCACCGAAAATCCTGGAAGCTCTGCAGATGGCAGAAACATACATGGAGAAAACGGAGAATTTTAGCGGCAAA GGTTACATCATTCAAAAGAGTGAGAAGAAACCAAGCTTAATCCCTGGGAAACCCAATGAGGAACTGCTGAC TTATGATGAATTCCATCCATTCCTCTTTGCCCAGCATGTCAAGAGCCCCTACTTGGAGTTTGATAGTTTTGATAAG GCTGTAGATGAGTTCTTTTCCAAGATAGAGAGTCAAAGAATCGACATGAAAGCCTTGCAGCAGGAGAAGCAAGCTCTGAAGAAGTTGGAAAATGTTAAGAAGGACCATGAGCAGAGGCTGGAGGCCTTGCACCAAGTACAG GAGGTGGACAGAGTAAAGGGCGAACTGGTGGAGATGAACCTGCCTGTGGTAGAGAGGGCGTTGCAGGTGGTTCGCAGTGCACTGGCCAACCAGGTGGACTGGACTGAGATCGGCATTATCGTCAAAGAAGCACAAGCTGCTGGAGACCCTGTGGCCTGCGCCATCAAGGAGCTGAAGCTGCAGACCAACCACATCACAATGCTTTTAAA GAATCCGTATATTTCTGAGGAAGaccaggaagaagaggagaaaaaagaggtGACTGAGGAGaaggggaagaaaaacaaaaataaagacaaaggaCAGAACAAGAAGCTGCAAGGAAACAAACCCATGTTGGTGGATGTGGATCTCAGCCTGTCAGCCTATGCCAATGCCAAAAA GTACTATGATTGCAAACGCAGTGCTGAAAAGAAGGAACAGAAAACCATTGAAGCAGCGGGTAAG GCTATGAAAtctgcagagaagaaaacacagcaaacactgaAAGAAGTCCAGACAGTGATGACCATTCAGAAGGCCAGAAAAGTCTACTG GTTTGAGAAGTTCCTGTGGTTCATCAGTTCCGAGAATTACCTCGTCATCGCAGGAAGGGATCAGCAACAGAACGAGATGATCGTCAAGCGCTACCTCCGGGCCG GCGATATCTATGTTCACGCTGACCTCCATGGAGCGACTAGTTGTGTCATCAAAAATCCCTCAG GTGATCCCATCCCTCCTCGTACCCTGACAGAAGCTGGCACCATGGCCGTGTGCTACAGTGCTGCTTGGGATGCCAAGATCATCACCAGCGCCTGGTGGGTCCATCATCATCAG GTGTCTAAGACAGCTCCCACTGGAGAGTACTTGACCACTGGAAGTTTCATGATCAGAG GAAAGAAAAACTTTCTGCCACCTTCTTACTTGATTATGGGCTTTGGCTTCCTCTTCAAG GTAGATGAGCAGAGCGTGTTCCGGCACAGGGGGGAGCGAAAAGTGAAGACAGTGGAGGAAGACATGGAGGAGGTCACATCCGGAACCTCTGAGCTgttagaggaggaagaggagctgaTAG GTGATGACAGCAGTAATGAAGATGAGGAAAGAGcgagaggagatgaagagaacAAGGAGATggaaaagaagataaaaaatgaGGACAACGCTGTTCCTGAGGAGCCTGCTGCAGACGCAGGGAGGAAGCTGTCAGAGCAGAGcaacatggaggaggaggaggaggaaggagaggagggtggagaggAAGACAGCGACAAGGAAAAGGAgatgaagaatgaagagagtGAAGAATTCAGCTTTCCAGATACTaccatctccctctctcatttACAGCCCAAGAG GAGTTCACAGAACCCTGGATTCAAAAGGGAAGAGACCACTCAG ACTGAGGCAGACTCACAGGGGAAGAAACACATGACTGCCAAGCAGAGACG agagatgaagaagaagcagaaacaggAAGGTTGTGACATTGAAGAGAAGACAGAGATCACATCCGCTGGATCAGCAGTCAATCAGGGATCCAAAGGTGGAGGAGGCCCATCCCAGCAGCCACTGAAGAGAGGTCAAAAG AACAAGTTGAAGAAAATCAAAGAGAAATACAAAGACCAGGATGAAGAGGACAGAGAGCTGAGGATGCAGCTGCTCGGG TCAGCCGGTTTAACTAAGGAAGAGAAGGATAAggggaagaaaggaaagaaggggaaaggaaaagaggagcACGTCAGGAAACCGGTCTCTCAAAAACCACCTCCGAAACCTCGTAACGTGGAGACAAAGAAACCAGAgcagacagaaggaggagaggtTGAGGAGGGGGTTCCTGCCGAACAAGAGGATAAG GAGGATGACGTGGACCAGGACAACCCCGGAGCAGAG GAAGCAGAGAATCTGCTCACCTCTCTGACAGGCCAACCTCATGTTGAAGACGTGCTGATGTTTGCTGTTCCAGTCTGTGCTCCCTACACGGCCCTCACCAATTTCAA ACACAAGGTGAAACTGACACCAGGCACtcaaaagaaaggaaaag CTGCACGCACCGCAGTTTTCAGCTTTTTGAAAGCCAAGGAGGCATCAACTAGAGAAAAGGACTTGTTCCGCAGTGTCAAG GATACGGACCTATCCAGAAACATCCCAGGCAAAGTTAAAGTGTCTGCTCCAAACCTGCTCGCTGCCAAGAAGAAATGA
- the LOC137199992 gene encoding ribosome quality control complex subunit NEMF-like isoform X3 encodes MRVNNVYDIDNKTYLIRLQKPDNKAVLLIESGTRIHSTDFEWPKNMMPSGFAMKCRKHLKTRRLTQVKQLGMDRIVDIQFGSDEAAYHLIVELYDRGNVILADYEYTILNLLRFRTAEAEDVKIAVRERYPVESARPPEPLISLERLTEIISKAPNGEQVKRVLNPHLPYGATLIEHSLIEAGLPGSVKVDSEVDAAQVAPKILEALQMAETYMEKTENFSGKGYIIQKSEKKPSLIPGKPNEELLTYDEFHPFLFAQHVKSPYLEFDSFDKAVDEFFSKIESQRIDMKALQQEKQALKKLENVKKDHEQRLEALHQVQEVDRVKGELVEMNLPVVERALQVVRSALANQVDWTEIGIIVKEAQAAGDPVACAIKELKLQTNHITMLLKNPYISEEDQEEEEKKEVTEEKGKKNKNKDKGQNKKLQGNKPMLVDVDLSLSAYANAKKYYDCKRSAEKKEQKTIEAAGKAMKSAEKKTQQTLKEVQTVMTIQKARKVYWFEKFLWFISSENYLVIAGRDQQQNEMIVKRYLRAGDIYVHADLHGATSCVIKNPSGDPIPPRTLTEAGTMAVCYSAAWDAKIITSAWWVHHHQVSKTAPTGEYLTTGSFMIRGKKNFLPPSYLIMGFGFLFKVDEQSVFRHRGERKVKTVEEDMEEVTSGTSELLEEEEELIAGDDSSNEDEERARGDEENKEMEKKIKNEDNAVPEEPAADAGRKLSEQSNMEEEEEEGEEGGEEDSDKEKEMKNEESEEFSFPDTTISLSHLQPKRSSQNPGFKREETTQTEADSQGKKHMTAKQRREMKKKQKQEGCDIEEKTEITSAGSAVNQGSKGGGGPSQQPLKRGQKNKLKKIKEKYKDQDEEDRELRMQLLGSAGLTKEEKDKGKKGKKGKGKEEHVRKPVSQKPPPKPRNVETKKPEQTEGGEVEEGVPAEQEDKEDDVDQDNPGAEEAENLLTSLTGQPHVEDVLMFAVPVCAPYTALTNFKHKVKLTPGTQKKGKAARTAVFSFLKAKEASTREKDLFRSVKDTDLSRNIPGKVKVSAPNLLAAKKK; translated from the exons ATGAGAGTGAACAATGTATATGACATCGACAATAAGACGTACCTCATTCGGCTACAAAA GCCTGACAACAAAGCTGTTCTCCTGATTGAATCTGGAACCCGGATTCACTCCACAGACTTCGAATGGCCAAAGAATATGATGCCTTCAGGCTTTGCAATGAAG TGTCGAAAACACCTGAAGACACGACGGTTGACCCAGGTTAAGCAGCTCGGGATGGACAGGATTGTTGACATCCAATTCGGCTCTGACGAGGCTGCCTACCACTTGATTGTCGAACTATATGACAGG GGTAACGTCATTCTTGCAGACTATGAGTACACCATTCTGAATCTGCTGCGGTTTCGTACAGCGGAGGCAGAAGATGTCAAGATTGCTGTGAGAGAGCGGTACCCTGTGGAGAGTGCCCGACCTCCAGAACCTCTCATCAGTTTAGAGCG ACTCACTGAAATCATTAGCAAAGCACCAAATGGAGAGCAAGTGAAAAGAGTCCTGAATCCTCACCTTC CCTATGGAGCCACTCTGATAGAACATAGTTTGATAGAAGCAGGACTGCCAGGCTCTGTCAAGGTTGACAGTGAAGTTGATGCTGCCCAAG TTGCACCGAAAATCCTGGAAGCTCTGCAGATGGCAGAAACATACATGGAGAAAACGGAGAATTTTAGCGGCAAA GGTTACATCATTCAAAAGAGTGAGAAGAAACCAAGCTTAATCCCTGGGAAACCCAATGAGGAACTGCTGAC TTATGATGAATTCCATCCATTCCTCTTTGCCCAGCATGTCAAGAGCCCCTACTTGGAGTTTGATAGTTTTGATAAG GCTGTAGATGAGTTCTTTTCCAAGATAGAGAGTCAAAGAATCGACATGAAAGCCTTGCAGCAGGAGAAGCAAGCTCTGAAGAAGTTGGAAAATGTTAAGAAGGACCATGAGCAGAGGCTGGAGGCCTTGCACCAAGTACAG GAGGTGGACAGAGTAAAGGGCGAACTGGTGGAGATGAACCTGCCTGTGGTAGAGAGGGCGTTGCAGGTGGTTCGCAGTGCACTGGCCAACCAGGTGGACTGGACTGAGATCGGCATTATCGTCAAAGAAGCACAAGCTGCTGGAGACCCTGTGGCCTGCGCCATCAAGGAGCTGAAGCTGCAGACCAACCACATCACAATGCTTTTAAA GAATCCGTATATTTCTGAGGAAGaccaggaagaagaggagaaaaaagaggtGACTGAGGAGaaggggaagaaaaacaaaaataaagacaaaggaCAGAACAAGAAGCTGCAAGGAAACAAACCCATGTTGGTGGATGTGGATCTCAGCCTGTCAGCCTATGCCAATGCCAAAAA GTACTATGATTGCAAACGCAGTGCTGAAAAGAAGGAACAGAAAACCATTGAAGCAGCGGGTAAG GCTATGAAAtctgcagagaagaaaacacagcaaacactgaAAGAAGTCCAGACAGTGATGACCATTCAGAAGGCCAGAAAAGTCTACTG GTTTGAGAAGTTCCTGTGGTTCATCAGTTCCGAGAATTACCTCGTCATCGCAGGAAGGGATCAGCAACAGAACGAGATGATCGTCAAGCGCTACCTCCGGGCCG GCGATATCTATGTTCACGCTGACCTCCATGGAGCGACTAGTTGTGTCATCAAAAATCCCTCAG GTGATCCCATCCCTCCTCGTACCCTGACAGAAGCTGGCACCATGGCCGTGTGCTACAGTGCTGCTTGGGATGCCAAGATCATCACCAGCGCCTGGTGGGTCCATCATCATCAG GTGTCTAAGACAGCTCCCACTGGAGAGTACTTGACCACTGGAAGTTTCATGATCAGAG GAAAGAAAAACTTTCTGCCACCTTCTTACTTGATTATGGGCTTTGGCTTCCTCTTCAAG GTAGATGAGCAGAGCGTGTTCCGGCACAGGGGGGAGCGAAAAGTGAAGACAGTGGAGGAAGACATGGAGGAGGTCACATCCGGAACCTCTGAGCTgttagaggaggaagaggagctgaTAG CAGGTGATGACAGCAGTAATGAAGATGAGGAAAGAGcgagaggagatgaagagaacAAGGAGATggaaaagaagataaaaaatgaGGACAACGCTGTTCCTGAGGAGCCTGCTGCAGACGCAGGGAGGAAGCTGTCAGAGCAGAGcaacatggaggaggaggaggaggaaggagaggagggtggagaggAAGACAGCGACAAGGAAAAGGAgatgaagaatgaagagagtGAAGAATTCAGCTTTCCAGATACTaccatctccctctctcatttACAGCCCAAGAG GAGTTCACAGAACCCTGGATTCAAAAGGGAAGAGACCACTCAG ACTGAGGCAGACTCACAGGGGAAGAAACACATGACTGCCAAGCAGAGACG agagatgaagaagaagcagaaacaggAAGGTTGTGACATTGAAGAGAAGACAGAGATCACATCCGCTGGATCAGCAGTCAATCAGGGATCCAAAGGTGGAGGAGGCCCATCCCAGCAGCCACTGAAGAGAGGTCAAAAG AACAAGTTGAAGAAAATCAAAGAGAAATACAAAGACCAGGATGAAGAGGACAGAGAGCTGAGGATGCAGCTGCTCGGG TCAGCCGGTTTAACTAAGGAAGAGAAGGATAAggggaagaaaggaaagaaggggaaaggaaaagaggagcACGTCAGGAAACCGGTCTCTCAAAAACCACCTCCGAAACCTCGTAACGTGGAGACAAAGAAACCAGAgcagacagaaggaggagaggtTGAGGAGGGGGTTCCTGCCGAACAAGAGGATAAG GAGGATGACGTGGACCAGGACAACCCCGGAGCAGAG GAAGCAGAGAATCTGCTCACCTCTCTGACAGGCCAACCTCATGTTGAAGACGTGCTGATGTTTGCTGTTCCAGTCTGTGCTCCCTACACGGCCCTCACCAATTTCAA ACACAAGGTGAAACTGACACCAGGCACtcaaaagaaaggaaaag CTGCACGCACCGCAGTTTTCAGCTTTTTGAAAGCCAAGGAGGCATCAACTAGAGAAAAGGACTTGTTCCGCAGTGTCAAG GATACGGACCTATCCAGAAACATCCCAGGCAAAGTTAAAGTGTCTGCTCCAAACCTGCTCGCTGCCAAGAAGAAATGA
- the LOC137199992 gene encoding ribosome quality control complex subunit NEMF-like isoform X1 → MKTRFTTVDIRAVIAEINANYIGMRVNNVYDIDNKTYLIRLQKPDNKAVLLIESGTRIHSTDFEWPKNMMPSGFAMKCRKHLKTRRLTQVKQLGMDRIVDIQFGSDEAAYHLIVELYDRGNVILADYEYTILNLLRFRTAEAEDVKIAVRERYPVESARPPEPLISLERLTEIISKAPNGEQVKRVLNPHLPYGATLIEHSLIEAGLPGSVKVDSEVDAAQVAPKILEALQMAETYMEKTENFSGKGYIIQKSEKKPSLIPGKPNEELLTYDEFHPFLFAQHVKSPYLEFDSFDKAVDEFFSKIESQRIDMKALQQEKQALKKLENVKKDHEQRLEALHQVQEVDRVKGELVEMNLPVVERALQVVRSALANQVDWTEIGIIVKEAQAAGDPVACAIKELKLQTNHITMLLKNPYISEEDQEEEEKKEVTEEKGKKNKNKDKGQNKKLQGNKPMLVDVDLSLSAYANAKKYYDCKRSAEKKEQKTIEAAGKAMKSAEKKTQQTLKEVQTVMTIQKARKVYWFEKFLWFISSENYLVIAGRDQQQNEMIVKRYLRAGDIYVHADLHGATSCVIKNPSGDPIPPRTLTEAGTMAVCYSAAWDAKIITSAWWVHHHQVSKTAPTGEYLTTGSFMIRGKKNFLPPSYLIMGFGFLFKVDEQSVFRHRGERKVKTVEEDMEEVTSGTSELLEEEEELIAGDDSSNEDEERARGDEENKEMEKKIKNEDNAVPEEPAADAGRKLSEQSNMEEEEEEGEEGGEEDSDKEKEMKNEESEEFSFPDTTISLSHLQPKRSSQNPGFKREETTQTEADSQGKKHMTAKQRREMKKKQKQEGCDIEEKTEITSAGSAVNQGSKGGGGPSQQPLKRGQKNKLKKIKEKYKDQDEEDRELRMQLLGSAGLTKEEKDKGKKGKKGKGKEEHVRKPVSQKPPPKPRNVETKKPEQTEGGEVEEGVPAEQEDKEDDVDQDNPGAEEAENLLTSLTGQPHVEDVLMFAVPVCAPYTALTNFKHKVKLTPGTQKKGKAARTAVFSFLKAKEASTREKDLFRSVKDTDLSRNIPGKVKVSAPNLLAAKKK, encoded by the exons ATGAAAACAAGATTCACCACTGTGGATATCAGGGCAGTTATTGCCGAAATCAACGCCAA CTACATCGGCATGAGAGTGAACAATGTATATGACATCGACAATAAGACGTACCTCATTCGGCTACAAAA GCCTGACAACAAAGCTGTTCTCCTGATTGAATCTGGAACCCGGATTCACTCCACAGACTTCGAATGGCCAAAGAATATGATGCCTTCAGGCTTTGCAATGAAG TGTCGAAAACACCTGAAGACACGACGGTTGACCCAGGTTAAGCAGCTCGGGATGGACAGGATTGTTGACATCCAATTCGGCTCTGACGAGGCTGCCTACCACTTGATTGTCGAACTATATGACAGG GGTAACGTCATTCTTGCAGACTATGAGTACACCATTCTGAATCTGCTGCGGTTTCGTACAGCGGAGGCAGAAGATGTCAAGATTGCTGTGAGAGAGCGGTACCCTGTGGAGAGTGCCCGACCTCCAGAACCTCTCATCAGTTTAGAGCG ACTCACTGAAATCATTAGCAAAGCACCAAATGGAGAGCAAGTGAAAAGAGTCCTGAATCCTCACCTTC CCTATGGAGCCACTCTGATAGAACATAGTTTGATAGAAGCAGGACTGCCAGGCTCTGTCAAGGTTGACAGTGAAGTTGATGCTGCCCAAG TTGCACCGAAAATCCTGGAAGCTCTGCAGATGGCAGAAACATACATGGAGAAAACGGAGAATTTTAGCGGCAAA GGTTACATCATTCAAAAGAGTGAGAAGAAACCAAGCTTAATCCCTGGGAAACCCAATGAGGAACTGCTGAC TTATGATGAATTCCATCCATTCCTCTTTGCCCAGCATGTCAAGAGCCCCTACTTGGAGTTTGATAGTTTTGATAAG GCTGTAGATGAGTTCTTTTCCAAGATAGAGAGTCAAAGAATCGACATGAAAGCCTTGCAGCAGGAGAAGCAAGCTCTGAAGAAGTTGGAAAATGTTAAGAAGGACCATGAGCAGAGGCTGGAGGCCTTGCACCAAGTACAG GAGGTGGACAGAGTAAAGGGCGAACTGGTGGAGATGAACCTGCCTGTGGTAGAGAGGGCGTTGCAGGTGGTTCGCAGTGCACTGGCCAACCAGGTGGACTGGACTGAGATCGGCATTATCGTCAAAGAAGCACAAGCTGCTGGAGACCCTGTGGCCTGCGCCATCAAGGAGCTGAAGCTGCAGACCAACCACATCACAATGCTTTTAAA GAATCCGTATATTTCTGAGGAAGaccaggaagaagaggagaaaaaagaggtGACTGAGGAGaaggggaagaaaaacaaaaataaagacaaaggaCAGAACAAGAAGCTGCAAGGAAACAAACCCATGTTGGTGGATGTGGATCTCAGCCTGTCAGCCTATGCCAATGCCAAAAA GTACTATGATTGCAAACGCAGTGCTGAAAAGAAGGAACAGAAAACCATTGAAGCAGCGGGTAAG GCTATGAAAtctgcagagaagaaaacacagcaaacactgaAAGAAGTCCAGACAGTGATGACCATTCAGAAGGCCAGAAAAGTCTACTG GTTTGAGAAGTTCCTGTGGTTCATCAGTTCCGAGAATTACCTCGTCATCGCAGGAAGGGATCAGCAACAGAACGAGATGATCGTCAAGCGCTACCTCCGGGCCG GCGATATCTATGTTCACGCTGACCTCCATGGAGCGACTAGTTGTGTCATCAAAAATCCCTCAG GTGATCCCATCCCTCCTCGTACCCTGACAGAAGCTGGCACCATGGCCGTGTGCTACAGTGCTGCTTGGGATGCCAAGATCATCACCAGCGCCTGGTGGGTCCATCATCATCAG GTGTCTAAGACAGCTCCCACTGGAGAGTACTTGACCACTGGAAGTTTCATGATCAGAG GAAAGAAAAACTTTCTGCCACCTTCTTACTTGATTATGGGCTTTGGCTTCCTCTTCAAG GTAGATGAGCAGAGCGTGTTCCGGCACAGGGGGGAGCGAAAAGTGAAGACAGTGGAGGAAGACATGGAGGAGGTCACATCCGGAACCTCTGAGCTgttagaggaggaagaggagctgaTAG CAGGTGATGACAGCAGTAATGAAGATGAGGAAAGAGcgagaggagatgaagagaacAAGGAGATggaaaagaagataaaaaatgaGGACAACGCTGTTCCTGAGGAGCCTGCTGCAGACGCAGGGAGGAAGCTGTCAGAGCAGAGcaacatggaggaggaggaggaggaaggagaggagggtggagaggAAGACAGCGACAAGGAAAAGGAgatgaagaatgaagagagtGAAGAATTCAGCTTTCCAGATACTaccatctccctctctcatttACAGCCCAAGAG GAGTTCACAGAACCCTGGATTCAAAAGGGAAGAGACCACTCAG ACTGAGGCAGACTCACAGGGGAAGAAACACATGACTGCCAAGCAGAGACG agagatgaagaagaagcagaaacaggAAGGTTGTGACATTGAAGAGAAGACAGAGATCACATCCGCTGGATCAGCAGTCAATCAGGGATCCAAAGGTGGAGGAGGCCCATCCCAGCAGCCACTGAAGAGAGGTCAAAAG AACAAGTTGAAGAAAATCAAAGAGAAATACAAAGACCAGGATGAAGAGGACAGAGAGCTGAGGATGCAGCTGCTCGGG TCAGCCGGTTTAACTAAGGAAGAGAAGGATAAggggaagaaaggaaagaaggggaaaggaaaagaggagcACGTCAGGAAACCGGTCTCTCAAAAACCACCTCCGAAACCTCGTAACGTGGAGACAAAGAAACCAGAgcagacagaaggaggagaggtTGAGGAGGGGGTTCCTGCCGAACAAGAGGATAAG GAGGATGACGTGGACCAGGACAACCCCGGAGCAGAG GAAGCAGAGAATCTGCTCACCTCTCTGACAGGCCAACCTCATGTTGAAGACGTGCTGATGTTTGCTGTTCCAGTCTGTGCTCCCTACACGGCCCTCACCAATTTCAA ACACAAGGTGAAACTGACACCAGGCACtcaaaagaaaggaaaag CTGCACGCACCGCAGTTTTCAGCTTTTTGAAAGCCAAGGAGGCATCAACTAGAGAAAAGGACTTGTTCCGCAGTGTCAAG GATACGGACCTATCCAGAAACATCCCAGGCAAAGTTAAAGTGTCTGCTCCAAACCTGCTCGCTGCCAAGAAGAAATGA